The Anaerotignum propionicum DSM 1682 sequence AACGATTTATATTAAACAGGATTTTCGTGGCTACGGCATTGGCTCTATGCTTTATTCTGCACTGGAGGCGACTCTGAAAACCCAAGGTGTTTTGACTATGATTTCCTGTATTGCTTATCCAAATCCTCCCAGCAATGCGTTTCACGAAAAAATGGGCTTTCGCAAGGTGGGGCATTTTTCCCAGAGTGGTTATAAACTGGGTCAATGGGTAGACATTGTTTGGCTGGAGAAACATATAGGAGAACATGATACAATTCCTTCACCAGTCACCCCTTTTTCAATCTTGGGTAATAATAAATAAAATTTTTCTTTGAATGATGTATTTATAAAAAAATAAAAGCAATGTTTCTCTTCTCAGTTTAAAATAGAAACAGCATACATAAACGAAACGTCCTGCAATTTACAGGACGTTTAAATTTTATAACGATTCTATACATAAAAATA is a genomic window containing:
- a CDS encoding GNAT family N-acetyltransferase translates to MDKKITLRLASASDAERILAIYAPYVTDTTVTFEYEVPSVQEFAFRIVNILQKYPYYVALVDGVIAGYCYAAPFRGRAAYDWSVETTIYIKQDFRGYGIGSMLYSALEATLKTQGVLTMISCIAYPNPPSNAFHEKMGFRKVGHFSQSGYKLGQWVDIVWLEKHIGEHDTIPSPVTPFSILGNNK